Proteins encoded within one genomic window of Brachybacterium sp. P6-10-X1:
- a CDS encoding CPBP family intramembrane glutamic endopeptidase, with product MSFHPVRTTPRRFGAHLSLTWWKPLVIIVVPPLVMIILQIALFAIVGLIDHGSGQTEAVGPLQLLAVNLSMGITGVLTVPLICWWAKVPWRSILSAPRAFDQRRLAVYLLWALGVTILANAALALLAPEQTPWVGVGFTGTTMALLVVIVLTTPLAAVSEELMFRGAVMPAVASWVRPERIALALGVIVSSLAFATTHLATDPWLFAHHVFLGLATAVMAIRSRGLEAPIAFHVANNTFTAVLNTLLAGGGDFSVARTAGAGGPHLLIPALFVLALVIVVWRREGNAAEPEAMSTRHAKGVR from the coding sequence GTGAGCTTTCACCCCGTCCGCACCACGCCCCGGCGCTTCGGCGCGCATCTTTCCCTGACCTGGTGGAAACCGCTGGTCATCATCGTGGTTCCCCCGTTGGTGATGATCATTCTCCAGATCGCTCTGTTCGCCATCGTGGGTCTCATCGATCACGGGAGCGGCCAGACAGAGGCCGTCGGCCCGCTGCAGTTGCTTGCAGTGAACCTCAGCATGGGAATCACCGGCGTGCTCACCGTCCCACTGATCTGCTGGTGGGCGAAGGTGCCCTGGCGATCAATCCTCAGCGCCCCTCGGGCGTTCGACCAGCGCCGGCTCGCTGTTTATCTGCTGTGGGCGCTCGGGGTCACAATCCTCGCCAACGCAGCACTGGCACTTCTTGCTCCCGAACAAACCCCATGGGTCGGCGTCGGGTTCACCGGGACGACGATGGCGCTCCTCGTGGTCATCGTGCTAACCACCCCCCTGGCTGCGGTGTCGGAGGAGCTCATGTTTCGGGGCGCGGTGATGCCAGCCGTCGCCTCCTGGGTGCGTCCAGAACGGATCGCCCTGGCTCTCGGCGTGATCGTCTCGAGCCTAGCTTTCGCGACCACGCACCTCGCAACGGACCCCTGGTTGTTCGCCCATCACGTCTTCCTCGGTCTGGCCACCGCGGTGATGGCGATCCGCAGCAGGGGGCTTGAGGCCCCGATCGCCTTCCACGTCGCGAACAACACCTTCACCGCCGTTCTCAATACCCTTCTCGCAGGAGGGGGAGACTTCAGCGTCGCCCGGACCGCCGGAGCGGGTGGGCCTCACCTACTCATTCCGGCTCTCTTCGTCCTCGCCCTCGTCATCGTCGTCTGGAGACGGGAGGGGAATGCTGCGGAGCCTGAGGCGATGAGTACCCGGCATGCGAAGGGTGTGCGCTGA
- a CDS encoding TetR family transcriptional regulator has translation MVERPEMSTRERILAAAAAIIREDGVAARLSVRAVATRAEVSTGSLRHHFPTQQVLRDAVMQRVYDWMLPDSSIGDTSIPARDRLVHSLRKVLDMSGTSAEARRSMTLLMEAFVTVEQTEPIREAYLAIQRDGQRRMERWLERLADEVDSLPVAEIPRRARYLGTVLNGLALERALPAADSLAQRESEALYAAADMALAPRWMPGAGAVPYSATE, from the coding sequence GTGGTCGAGCGACCAGAGATGAGCACGCGCGAGCGGATCCTTGCTGCGGCGGCCGCCATCATCCGAGAGGACGGGGTGGCCGCACGGCTCAGCGTGCGCGCGGTCGCGACGCGCGCCGAGGTGAGCACCGGTTCGCTGCGCCATCATTTCCCCACCCAGCAGGTGCTGCGGGACGCGGTCATGCAGCGTGTCTATGACTGGATGCTCCCCGACAGCAGCATCGGCGACACCTCCATCCCCGCCCGGGATCGGCTCGTCCACTCCCTGCGCAAGGTGCTCGACATGTCCGGGACCAGCGCTGAGGCTCGCCGGTCGATGACCCTGCTCATGGAGGCGTTCGTGACGGTGGAGCAGACGGAGCCGATCCGTGAGGCCTATCTCGCGATCCAGCGCGACGGCCAACGCCGGATGGAGAGATGGCTGGAGAGGCTCGCCGACGAGGTCGACTCTCTGCCGGTCGCAGAGATACCGCGACGAGCGCGCTACTTGGGCACCGTCCTCAACGGCCTGGCACTGGAACGCGCCTTGCCCGCCGCGGATTCCCTGGCACAGAGAGAGTCGGAGGCACTGTACGCCGCGGCGGACATGGCCCTCGCTCCTCGGTGGATGCCAGGCGCAGGTGCCGTGCCCTACTCGGCCACGGAGTGA
- a CDS encoding CPBP family intramembrane glutamic endopeptidase produces the protein MTTHPHPSTDDWATSTPRAPRQPFGAHLEMDWWVPVLLTVVVVAATYLLQVLLLGAAAVVEIRLLGKDPADSSLTPLTYLAKDLSIILLAPLTLFALSKAARVPWRSALRTTGDVRWSRLGAYLGVFAVLMVTTNLALQLIHPSPLSLFAVTGTTVALLAMVLLTTPLQAAAEEVVFRGVVTASYASWIRAVRPAVIVGIIGSSTLFTVLHTSADPWMILNYLGLGVSCALMALLGRGLEAPIAFHVMNNVFAMGIGALFAGGGGIGQERGAGSAGPYLLLFLLAEAIAVLIVWQTENRCPHAKR, from the coding sequence ATGACCACACATCCGCATCCGAGCACCGACGACTGGGCGACCTCCACGCCTCGTGCACCACGCCAGCCCTTCGGTGCGCATCTGGAGATGGACTGGTGGGTCCCAGTGCTCCTGACGGTGGTCGTCGTCGCGGCCACCTATCTCCTGCAGGTGCTGCTCCTCGGTGCCGCCGCCGTGGTGGAGATCCGTCTGCTCGGCAAAGACCCCGCCGACTCCTCGCTCACGCCGCTGACGTACCTGGCAAAGGACCTGTCGATCATCCTCCTGGCTCCCCTGACCCTGTTCGCGCTGTCAAAGGCGGCACGGGTGCCCTGGCGGTCCGCTCTCCGGACCACGGGTGACGTTCGATGGAGCCGCCTGGGTGCCTACCTCGGGGTGTTCGCGGTTCTCATGGTGACCACGAACCTCGCCCTCCAGCTGATCCACCCCTCGCCGCTATCGCTGTTCGCCGTCACCGGTACCACGGTGGCGCTGCTCGCCATGGTGTTGCTGACGACTCCTTTACAGGCCGCTGCCGAGGAGGTCGTCTTCCGCGGCGTGGTCACTGCCTCCTATGCCTCATGGATCCGAGCGGTCCGTCCCGCCGTGATCGTCGGCATCATCGGCTCGAGCACGCTGTTCACCGTCCTGCACACGAGCGCTGACCCGTGGATGATCCTGAACTATCTCGGCCTCGGGGTGAGCTGCGCGCTCATGGCCCTGCTCGGACGGGGCCTCGAGGCTCCCATCGCCTTCCACGTCATGAACAACGTCTTCGCGATGGGGATCGGCGCGCTCTTCGCGGGCGGTGGCGGGATCGGCCAGGAGCGTGGCGCCGGATCCGCCGGACCCTACCTGCTCCTATTCCTCCTCGCTGAGGCCATCGCAGTGCTGATCGTCTGGCAGACCGAGAATCGATGTCCTCACGCCAAGCGCTGA